A window of Microcystis aeruginosa FD4 contains these coding sequences:
- a CDS encoding SLC13 family permease: protein MPTPIILTLTVLVVALVAFVAEWLPVDLTALCVAIVLILLGLVTPEEGIAGFSNSATVTVMAMFVLSAGITRTGVIQVIRDRLLVWGGKNPHQQVFVLGALVGPISAFINNTAVVAIFLPIVEDWCKKQKISPSKLLIPLSYATVLAGMITVVGTSTNILASGISAKLGYGEFSLFQFTALGVVTFLAGLIYLTIFAPKLLPDRKSSTGEFLDDDYGSKVYLSEVIISPRSNLIGQTLSESGLQRKFDFDVLELIRNKVHLSQPLADKVLNAGDILIVHSSREELLKIKDERGLEIFADVKFHKGDVESVITTGEEKLAEVLILSNSRLIGTTLKDLKFRQRYNATVLAIRRGSELLQGRLGKIPLKFGDLLLVQGPKQSFVGLQTTRELLVLEEKEIESLRQDKGMIALIITLSVIIIAAFDIQPILVTSLVGVVLMVITGCLKPGEVYGSIRWDIIFLLAGLIPLGTAMDNSGTTKWLADNLVAIGGHLSGFWILVFFYLITSVLTEILSNNAAVVLMIPVAVEVAKTLDLNPLAFMYAVTFAASNSYLTPIGYQTNTMVYAPGGYKFLDFTRLGAPLNLILTILTPVLILVFYGLK, encoded by the coding sequence ATGCCAACACCAATTATTCTGACTTTAACGGTTTTAGTCGTTGCTTTAGTCGCTTTCGTGGCGGAATGGCTACCAGTAGATTTAACCGCTTTATGCGTGGCGATTGTCCTCATTCTTTTGGGTTTAGTTACTCCCGAAGAAGGTATCGCCGGATTTAGTAATTCTGCCACGGTGACAGTGATGGCGATGTTTGTGCTTAGTGCCGGAATTACCCGCACGGGAGTGATTCAAGTAATTCGCGATCGCTTGCTGGTTTGGGGGGGCAAAAATCCCCACCAACAGGTATTTGTTCTAGGAGCATTAGTGGGGCCAATTAGTGCTTTTATTAATAACACGGCAGTGGTGGCGATCTTTTTACCCATCGTTGAAGATTGGTGTAAAAAACAAAAAATTTCTCCTTCTAAGTTATTAATTCCCCTTTCCTACGCCACGGTTTTAGCGGGGATGATTACTGTGGTGGGAACTTCTACTAACATTCTCGCTAGTGGTATTTCTGCCAAGCTGGGTTATGGGGAATTTAGCTTATTTCAATTCACTGCTTTGGGAGTGGTAACTTTTTTAGCAGGTTTGATTTATTTAACAATTTTTGCTCCGAAATTACTACCCGATCGAAAATCTTCCACGGGGGAATTTTTAGACGATGATTATGGTTCTAAAGTATATCTGAGTGAGGTAATTATTAGCCCTCGTTCTAATCTTATCGGTCAAACTTTATCCGAAAGTGGACTACAAAGAAAGTTTGACTTTGATGTGTTGGAATTAATCAGAAATAAGGTACATTTATCCCAACCTTTAGCCGATAAAGTTCTCAATGCTGGCGATATTTTAATCGTTCACAGTAGTCGGGAAGAACTATTAAAGATTAAAGATGAACGGGGTTTAGAAATCTTTGCCGATGTCAAATTTCACAAAGGAGATGTTGAATCGGTAATTACTACAGGTGAGGAAAAATTAGCAGAGGTTTTGATTCTCTCTAATTCCCGTTTAATTGGGACAACTTTAAAAGATTTGAAATTCCGTCAGCGTTACAACGCAACGGTTTTAGCGATTCGGCGTGGTTCGGAATTACTGCAAGGAAGATTAGGAAAAATTCCTTTAAAGTTTGGCGACTTGCTCTTAGTTCAAGGACCCAAACAGAGTTTTGTGGGGTTACAAACCACAAGAGAATTATTAGTTTTAGAAGAGAAAGAGATCGAATCATTGCGACAGGATAAAGGCATGATTGCTTTAATCATTACTTTGTCGGTGATTATTATTGCCGCTTTTGATATTCAACCGATTCTCGTCACCAGTTTAGTTGGGGTGGTTTTAATGGTAATTACTGGCTGTCTAAAACCGGGGGAAGTCTATGGTTCCATTCGTTGGGATATTATCTTTTTATTAGCGGGTTTAATTCCCCTAGGTACTGCCATGGATAACTCAGGAACGACTAAATGGTTGGCAGATAATTTAGTGGCTATCGGCGGCCATCTTTCGGGGTTTTGGATCTTAGTTTTCTTCTATCTAATTACTTCAGTTTTAACTGAAATCCTCTCTAATAATGCCGCCGTGGTGTTAATGATTCCCGTCGCCGTGGAAGTGGCGAAAACTTTGGATTTAAATCCTTTGGCTTTTATGTATGCTGTCACCTTTGCTGCTTCTAATAGTTATCTAACACCGATTGGCTATCAAACTAACACCATGGTTTATGCACCTGGCGGCTATAAATTCCTCGATTTTACCCGTTTGGGTGCGCCCCTAAATTTAATTTTGACGATTTTAACCCCAGTTTTAATCTTGGTGTTTTATGGCTTGAAATAA
- the pds gene encoding 15-cis-phytoene desaturase yields the protein MRVAIAGAGLAGLSCAKYLVDAGHTPIVLERRDVLGGKIAAWKDADGDWYETGLHIFFGAYPNMLQLFQELGIEDRLQWKEHSMIFNQPEKPGTYSRFDFPDLPAPINGIVAILRNNDMLTWQEKIKFGLGLIPAIVKGQSYVEEMDKYSWSEWLEKQNIPPRVEKEVFIAMSKALNFIDPNEISATILLTALNRFLQEKNGSKMAFLDGSPTERLCQPLVDYISARGGEVRLNAPLKEIFLNENGTVKAFLMRGLDGAEDYLFEADLYVSAMPVDPLKVLLPKPWQEDKFFQKLEGLEGVPVINLHLWFDRKLTDIDHLLFSRSPLLSVYADMSNTCKEYANPDRSMLELVLAPAQDWISKSDEEIIAATMKELEKLFPQHFTGDNPSQLLKYHLVKTPRSVYKATPGRQAYRPSQKTPIENFYLAGDYTMQKYLGSMEGAVLSGKLAAAVIGKDHPAAPLKPNKTQSTPVSSAR from the coding sequence ATGCGAGTTGCGATCGCTGGTGCGGGACTAGCCGGATTATCTTGTGCGAAATACCTTGTCGATGCGGGACATACGCCCATCGTACTGGAACGTCGCGATGTATTAGGGGGAAAAATTGCCGCTTGGAAAGATGCCGATGGGGACTGGTACGAAACCGGTTTACATATCTTCTTTGGCGCTTATCCCAATATGCTGCAATTATTCCAAGAATTAGGCATAGAAGATCGCCTACAGTGGAAAGAACACTCGATGATCTTCAATCAGCCGGAAAAACCGGGGACTTATTCGCGGTTTGACTTCCCAGATCTTCCCGCCCCAATTAACGGTATTGTTGCCATTCTCCGCAATAATGATATGTTAACTTGGCAGGAAAAAATTAAATTTGGACTCGGTTTAATTCCTGCCATTGTTAAAGGTCAAAGTTACGTCGAGGAGATGGATAAATATTCCTGGTCGGAATGGTTAGAGAAACAAAACATCCCCCCTAGGGTAGAAAAAGAAGTGTTTATCGCTATGTCGAAAGCACTAAACTTTATCGATCCTAACGAGATTTCTGCCACAATTCTACTAACAGCCCTCAACCGCTTTTTACAAGAGAAAAACGGCTCAAAAATGGCCTTTCTCGACGGTTCACCCACGGAAAGACTCTGCCAACCTTTAGTCGATTACATCAGTGCTAGAGGTGGCGAAGTGCGCTTAAATGCCCCTTTAAAAGAGATTTTCTTAAATGAAAATGGCACAGTTAAAGCATTCTTAATGCGCGGTTTAGACGGTGCGGAAGATTATCTTTTTGAAGCCGATCTTTATGTATCTGCGATGCCTGTAGATCCCTTAAAAGTCTTACTGCCTAAACCTTGGCAAGAAGATAAATTTTTTCAAAAATTAGAAGGATTAGAAGGAGTTCCCGTCATTAATTTACACCTCTGGTTTGATCGCAAACTAACTGACATCGATCATTTATTATTCTCCCGTTCGCCCTTACTCAGTGTTTATGCTGATATGAGCAACACCTGTAAAGAATACGCTAACCCCGATCGCTCGATGTTAGAATTAGTTCTCGCTCCCGCTCAGGATTGGATTAGCAAATCCGACGAAGAAATTATCGCCGCCACGATGAAAGAACTAGAAAAACTCTTTCCCCAACATTTTACTGGCGATAATCCCAGTCAATTGTTAAAATACCATCTGGTGAAAACTCCTCGATCGGTTTATAAAGCCACTCCTGGCCGACAAGCTTATCGACCTTCTCAGAAAACTCCGATCGAGAATTTTTATCTCGCCGGTGACTATACCATGCAAAAATATTTAGGAAGCATGGAAGGAGCGGTTTTATCAGGGAAATTAGCGGCAGCAGTGATCGGCAAAGATCACCCCGCAGCACCGCTAAAACCGAATAAAACCCAATCTACACCAGTGTCCAGCGCTCGTTAA
- a CDS encoding cation-translocating P-type ATPase codes for MTFPTTSPQVSEIENNRAWHNLTGEQTLEILGTNGETGLIEAEIVKRKDIYGLNELKETGGRSPLMILWEQFTNIMLVMLIAVAVVSAVLDLKKGEFPKDAIAIFTIVILNGILGYLQESRAEKALAALKQLSSPKVRVIRNGSTFEVTAKELVPGDIMLLEAGVQIAADGRLLEAQNLQIREAALTGEAVSVNKQAQKVLPEDASLGDRINLVYQGTEVVQGRGKVAITKTGMDTEIGKIAALLQGVESEPTPLQQRMSQLGNVLVSSSLALVAVVVLGGVIRFGWQFFESFLETSLSMAVAVVPEGLPAVVTVTLAIGTQRMVRRQALIRKLPAVETLGSVTTICSDKTGTLTQNKMVVQKVNTSHHVITVTGEGYAPIGEFNGANESDPELQAILTACVLCNDALLQNQAQEWSILGDPTEGALLTLAGKGGLYREALEPKSPRLGEFPFSSERKRMSVICENAQLGLGDSAYLMFTKGSPELILERCSLIQVGAESQPLTAEQRSRILAQNDEMAGNGLRVLGFSYKPMTEVPEAEREDSEEQSLVWLGLVGMLDAPRKEVKEAVALCRQAGIRPIMITGDHQLTAKAIASELGIAAPGERVITGKELEKMSQNDLEGEVDGVSVYARVSPEHKLRIVQALQKRGKFVAMTGDGVNDAPALKQADIGIAMGITGTDVSKEASDMILLDDNFATIVAATEEGRVVYSNIRRFIKYILGSNIGEVLTIAAAPLLGLGGVPLSPLQILWMNLVTDGLPALALAMEPAEPNVMKRPPFSPRESIFARGLGWYMIRIGIVFAILTIIMMYWAYRYTQATPEIGDPGRWKTMVFTTLCLAQMGHALAVRSHTQLAVQMNPFSNPYIIAAVGLTTILQLLLIYAPPLQNFFGTQWISGTELLVCFGFSALMFVWIELEKLFIRWFMTKK; via the coding sequence ATGACTTTTCCCACTACGTCACCTCAAGTCTCGGAAATAGAGAATAATCGTGCTTGGCATAATTTAACTGGGGAACAAACCCTAGAAATACTGGGAACCAATGGGGAAACCGGCTTAATCGAGGCGGAAATTGTTAAAAGAAAAGATATTTACGGGTTAAATGAACTAAAAGAAACGGGGGGACGTAGCCCGTTAATGATTTTATGGGAACAGTTTACTAACATTATGTTAGTGATGCTGATTGCCGTGGCGGTGGTTTCAGCAGTTTTGGACTTGAAAAAAGGGGAATTTCCCAAAGATGCGATCGCTATTTTTACAATTGTTATTTTAAACGGTATTTTAGGATATTTACAGGAAAGTCGGGCAGAAAAGGCTTTAGCCGCCCTTAAACAGTTATCCTCGCCGAAAGTCCGGGTTATTCGTAATGGTAGCACCTTTGAAGTGACAGCCAAGGAACTTGTCCCCGGGGATATCATGTTACTGGAAGCGGGGGTACAAATTGCTGCCGATGGCAGACTATTAGAAGCACAAAATCTGCAAATCCGCGAAGCTGCCCTCACGGGTGAAGCGGTATCGGTGAATAAACAAGCACAGAAGGTTTTACCAGAAGATGCCTCTTTAGGCGATCGCATTAACCTCGTCTATCAGGGTACGGAAGTAGTACAGGGGCGCGGGAAAGTGGCGATTACCAAGACGGGAATGGACACGGAAATCGGGAAAATCGCCGCTTTGTTGCAAGGAGTAGAAAGTGAACCAACGCCCCTACAGCAGCGAATGTCGCAGTTAGGTAACGTTTTAGTGAGTAGTTCCCTAGCTTTAGTGGCGGTAGTCGTCCTTGGCGGTGTAATTCGCTTTGGTTGGCAGTTTTTTGAATCATTCCTCGAAACTTCCCTCAGTATGGCTGTGGCCGTTGTTCCCGAAGGTTTACCGGCAGTGGTAACGGTGACATTGGCAATTGGAACCCAAAGAATGGTGAGAAGACAAGCTTTAATCCGTAAATTGCCGGCAGTGGAAACCTTAGGCTCGGTAACGACGATTTGCTCCGATAAAACCGGAACTTTAACTCAAAATAAAATGGTGGTGCAGAAAGTTAATACTTCCCACCATGTCATTACTGTCACGGGAGAAGGTTACGCACCCATCGGTGAGTTTAATGGTGCTAATGAAAGTGATCCCGAACTACAGGCAATTTTAACGGCTTGTGTGCTGTGTAATGATGCACTTTTGCAGAATCAAGCGCAAGAATGGTCAATTTTAGGCGATCCCACCGAAGGAGCTTTACTGACGTTGGCGGGTAAAGGAGGACTATATCGAGAAGCATTGGAACCAAAAAGCCCTCGTTTAGGCGAATTTCCCTTTTCTTCCGAAAGAAAGAGAATGTCAGTAATCTGTGAGAATGCCCAGTTAGGTTTGGGGGATTCTGCCTATTTAATGTTTACCAAAGGCTCACCGGAATTAATTCTCGAACGTTGTTCTCTGATCCAAGTTGGGGCGGAAAGTCAACCCTTAACAGCTGAACAAAGAAGCCGTATTTTGGCACAAAATGACGAAATGGCGGGTAATGGCCTACGAGTCTTAGGTTTTTCCTATAAACCGATGACAGAAGTGCCAGAAGCGGAAAGAGAAGATAGTGAAGAACAATCCCTGGTTTGGTTGGGATTGGTGGGAATGCTCGATGCACCCCGCAAAGAAGTTAAAGAAGCGGTTGCCCTCTGTCGTCAAGCGGGAATTCGTCCGATTATGATTACCGGAGATCACCAATTAACGGCCAAGGCGATCGCCAGTGAATTAGGCATTGCCGCCCCCGGGGAGCGAGTAATCACGGGTAAAGAATTAGAAAAAATGTCTCAGAATGACCTAGAGGGAGAGGTAGATGGTGTGAGCGTCTATGCTCGTGTTTCTCCCGAACATAAGCTGAGAATCGTACAAGCTTTGCAAAAACGGGGTAAATTCGTCGCCATGACGGGGGATGGAGTCAATGATGCTCCAGCACTAAAACAAGCGGATATCGGTATCGCCATGGGCATTACCGGAACCGATGTCAGCAAAGAAGCCAGTGATATGATTTTGCTGGATGATAACTTTGCCACCATCGTCGCTGCCACCGAAGAGGGGCGCGTGGTTTACAGCAACATTCGGCGCTTTATTAAATACATTCTCGGCAGTAATATTGGCGAGGTTTTAACGATTGCAGCGGCTCCTCTGCTCGGTTTAGGCGGTGTACCCCTTTCTCCCTTGCAAATCCTCTGGATGAACCTTGTCACCGACGGTTTACCGGCTCTTGCTCTGGCAATGGAACCCGCCGAACCTAATGTGATGAAACGTCCACCTTTTAGCCCCCGGGAAAGCATTTTCGCCCGCGGTTTGGGTTGGTATATGATTCGCATCGGCATCGTCTTTGCCATTCTCACCATTATTATGATGTACTGGGCTTACCGATATACTCAGGCAACCCCCGAAATCGGAGATCCCGGACGTTGGAAAACTATGGTATTTACTACCCTCTGTTTAGCACAAATGGGTCATGCTTTAGCGGTGCGTTCCCATACCCAGTTAGCTGTGCAAATGAATCCCTTCTCTAATCCTTACATTATCGCCGCCGTGGGCTTGACAACGATCCTACAATTGTTGTTAATTTATGCTCCTCCCCTACAAAACTTCTTCGGCACTCAATGGATTAGTGGCACAGAATTATTAGTCTGTTTTGGATTTAGTGCCTTAATGTTTGTTTGGATCGAGTTGGAGAAGTTATTTATTCGCTGGTTCATGACGAAAAAATAA
- a CDS encoding tetratricopeptide repeat protein, translating to MEDTLPLIYVSGLLIFVIGLGIFVIVQIVKTRRVEGTFNKLQKKLQKEKGTAKEYYELGSLYLDKKLYVQALSLLQKALKISEEESIEPENQALIYNALGFSYFAQEQLELAIRNYKEAIKLYPQYSIALNNLGNVYEKKQMAKKALEIYEETLKFDPNNTVAKKRAESLRKRFAESK from the coding sequence ATGGAAGATACCCTGCCGCTTATTTACGTTTCTGGATTGCTAATTTTCGTGATTGGTTTAGGAATTTTTGTCATCGTGCAAATCGTTAAAACCCGTCGAGTGGAAGGAACCTTTAACAAGCTACAAAAGAAATTGCAAAAAGAAAAAGGTACAGCTAAAGAATACTATGAATTAGGGAGTCTTTATCTCGATAAAAAACTCTATGTTCAAGCCTTGAGTTTACTGCAAAAGGCTTTAAAAATCTCTGAAGAAGAAAGCATCGAACCAGAAAATCAAGCCCTAATCTACAATGCGCTCGGTTTTTCCTATTTTGCCCAAGAACAATTAGAATTAGCGATTCGTAACTACAAAGAAGCAATTAAACTTTATCCTCAATATTCGATCGCTCTCAATAATCTTGGCAATGTTTACGAAAAGAAACAAATGGCTAAAAAAGCTCTCGAAATCTACGAAGAAACTCTCAAATTTGATCCTAATAATACCGTGGCGAAAAAGCGCGCCGAATCCCTGCGTAAACGCTTTGCTGAATCGAAATAG
- a CDS encoding SEFIR domain-containing protein produces MSNGAAQPPKVFISYSWDSETHQNRVLDLANRLRRDGIDCNIDLYETSPQVGWPRWMSHQINKAQFVLVVCTETYQKRFTGQEEPGKGKGVNWEGTIINQYLYDQIDNNKFIPVIFFPQDAPYIPVELRRITFHVLDEQGYERLYRLLTAQPLHKKPEVGSVRPLPPLEEKLVQTIPIGRDRQESADLASDRQRRLNELYNDVRRKYYKSRDWSAVINIFGQMQPDFFDPDGLYRQAREELRKQQKDKEQLRKQQEQKIQEIKNLYQRGNDYFQNNNWYQAQQCFGEILHREPNGYLETVRRLEQIQQKQQEATRIALAAIVVSWLITIPLDSSLSGGGTPLAGAIGGGLSGGMIWWLSQQRQSTGENRRVQFLLFCFVGLILGGILKALLQALTQDMSLFNGLDPILTACAGAIIAIGLLFWQYPVPKQHL; encoded by the coding sequence ATGTCTAATGGTGCCGCTCAACCGCCGAAGGTTTTTATTAGTTATAGTTGGGACTCGGAAACCCATCAAAACCGCGTGCTTGACCTAGCGAATCGTCTTCGCCGCGATGGTATTGACTGCAATATTGACCTATACGAGACATCGCCACAGGTGGGATGGCCTCGCTGGATGTCCCACCAAATTAACAAGGCTCAATTTGTTCTGGTCGTCTGCACCGAAACGTACCAGAAACGCTTTACAGGTCAAGAAGAACCAGGCAAAGGCAAAGGCGTTAATTGGGAGGGAACAATTATTAACCAATATCTCTACGATCAAATCGACAACAATAAATTTATTCCCGTTATATTTTTCCCTCAAGATGCTCCCTATATTCCCGTTGAACTTCGTCGGATAACTTTTCATGTTCTAGATGAGCAAGGATATGAAAGACTCTACCGTCTCCTCACCGCTCAACCTCTCCATAAAAAACCTGAAGTAGGCAGTGTACGCCCGCTGCCTCCCCTTGAGGAAAAGCTGGTTCAGACAATTCCCATCGGTCGAGATAGGCAAGAAAGTGCTGATTTAGCCTCAGACCGGCAGCGTCGGCTGAACGAGCTTTACAATGATGTGCGGCGAAAATATTATAAAAGTAGGGATTGGTCGGCAGTTATTAACATCTTTGGGCAAATGCAGCCCGATTTTTTCGATCCCGATGGGTTGTATCGTCAAGCCAGGGAAGAACTCCGTAAGCAACAAAAAGACAAAGAGCAGCTCAGAAAACAACAAGAACAAAAAATCCAAGAAATTAAAAATCTCTATCAAAGAGGCAATGATTATTTCCAAAATAACAATTGGTATCAAGCCCAACAGTGTTTCGGGGAGATTTTACACCGAGAACCAAACGGATATCTAGAGACCGTCAGACGGCTAGAACAAATACAACAAAAACAACAGGAGGCCACAAGGATAGCTTTGGCAGCAATAGTCGTCAGTTGGCTGATAACGATCCCCCTGGACAGTAGTCTATCGGGAGGGGGAACTCCCCTGGCCGGTGCGATTGGCGGTGGTTTAAGCGGTGGCATGATCTGGTGGCTATCACAGCAGCGACAATCTACTGGGGAAAATCGGAGAGTTCAATTCTTGTTATTCTGTTTCGTCGGTCTGATCTTGGGGGGAATTTTAAAAGCCTTGCTACAAGCACTAACTCAAGATATGTCCCTATTCAACGGACTCGATCCGATCTTAACCGCTTGCGCGGGTGCGATAATCGCTATAGGTTTACTGTTCTGGCAATATCCCGTCCCCAAACAACACCTATAG
- a CDS encoding transporter substrate-binding domain-containing protein codes for MKNLLFILGFLLLGVAPSFSADLDTIIRRGKLIVAVKNNLPPLAFLDSQGNLQGLEIDIAKRLAEEILGSDSAIILKPVSNQERLQVVIDDRVDLAIARVAITPARQRLVDFSPFYYLDSSGFVTKKPQLQRLEDLANSRIAVLNGSTTIALVHSNLPNATLRGVASYQEAFNLLEKGEIEAFAADNSLLTGWVRQFPNYRQLPIELGAIALGVVLPKGLQYQSLRERVNQAIERLESTGWLAERVNYWGLPLRIREMGR; via the coding sequence TTTTTTGCTCTTAGGTGTAGCCCCAAGTTTTAGCGCCGATCTCGATACAATTATACGCCGGGGAAAATTAATTGTCGCTGTCAAAAATAATCTCCCTCCCCTCGCTTTCCTTGATTCTCAGGGCAATCTGCAAGGATTGGAAATCGACATCGCTAAACGTCTAGCTGAAGAAATTCTCGGTTCTGACAGTGCTATTATTCTCAAACCCGTTAGTAATCAAGAACGTTTACAGGTGGTTATTGATGATCGGGTGGATTTGGCGATCGCTCGTGTGGCGATTACTCCCGCACGTCAGCGCTTAGTGGATTTTAGCCCCTTTTATTACCTCGATAGCAGCGGTTTTGTGACGAAAAAACCGCAATTGCAGCGTTTAGAAGACCTAGCTAATTCTAGAATCGCCGTACTCAACGGATCGACGACAATCGCCCTTGTGCATTCCAATTTACCTAACGCTACCCTGCGCGGGGTTGCTTCCTATCAAGAAGCTTTTAATTTACTGGAAAAGGGTGAAATAGAGGCTTTTGCGGCTGATAATAGCCTTTTAACTGGTTGGGTGCGGCAATTCCCCAATTATCGTCAATTACCGATCGAGTTAGGGGCAATCGCTCTAGGAGTCGTTCTCCCTAAAGGTTTACAGTACCAAAGTCTCCGAGAACGCGTCAATCAAGCGATCGAGCGGCTAGAATCTACCGGCTGGTTAGCAGAACGGGTGAACTATTGGGGTTTACCCCTGAGAATTCGGGAAATGGGGAGATAG
- a CDS encoding IS630-like element ISMae24 family transposase — protein MRLIRDLNPESQKMLERIYRASKHHQVRERAKCILLSFQGTTIEELSRIFGVTRKTIYNWLTAWEDRKLIGFYNRRGRGRKPKLTEAQGQQVIDWVKEEPKSLKKIQIKIVEEWKLTVSKDTIKRLIKKINMRWKRVRRGVAKTPDEWELEVKLPILEELKKQEKRGEIEIGYLDEMGWDSKPCIPYAWQEEKTTIKLPPIEGKRLNILGIMKRDNQLFYETQVGTVTSEIVINFLDKYCQNIQKKTVIIIDQASIHTSEAFMEKLEEWEKKNLKIFWLPTYSPHLNLIEILGRFLKYEWIEFSAYKDRKSLLAYVKKVLDNFGGEYVINFA, from the coding sequence ATGAGATTGATTAGAGACCTAAACCCCGAGAGCCAGAAAATGCTAGAGAGAATTTATCGAGCTAGTAAACATCATCAAGTAAGAGAGCGAGCGAAATGTATACTCTTAAGTTTTCAGGGAACCACGATAGAAGAATTGAGCAGAATATTTGGAGTTACGAGAAAGACCATCTATAATTGGTTGACGGCCTGGGAAGATAGAAAACTAATTGGTTTTTATAATCGTCGAGGAAGAGGGAGAAAACCTAAATTGACAGAAGCACAAGGTCAACAAGTTATTGACTGGGTAAAAGAAGAACCGAAAAGCTTAAAAAAAATCCAGATAAAAATTGTAGAAGAATGGAAATTAACCGTAAGCAAAGACACGATAAAAAGACTCATAAAAAAAATCAACATGAGGTGGAAAAGGGTGAGAAGAGGGGTCGCCAAAACCCCTGATGAGTGGGAGCTTGAGGTCAAACTACCTATTTTAGAAGAACTAAAAAAACAGGAAAAAAGAGGAGAGATTGAGATAGGATATTTGGATGAAATGGGATGGGATTCAAAGCCTTGTATTCCTTACGCTTGGCAAGAAGAAAAAACCACGATAAAGTTACCACCAATTGAAGGTAAAAGACTAAATATTTTAGGAATAATGAAACGAGATAATCAATTATTTTATGAGACACAGGTCGGAACGGTTACTAGCGAGATAGTTATTAATTTTCTGGATAAATATTGCCAAAATATACAGAAAAAAACCGTCATAATAATTGACCAAGCTTCCATTCATACCAGCGAGGCATTTATGGAGAAACTTGAGGAATGGGAAAAGAAAAACTTGAAAATATTTTGGTTGCCCACTTATTCACCTCATTTAAATTTAATTGAAATATTAGGTCGATTTTTAAAATATGAATGGATTGAATTTAGCGCCTATAAAGACCGAAAGAGCCTCCTCGCTTACGTTAAAAAAGTGCTGGACAATTTTGGAGGCGAGTATGTAATTAATTTTGCCTAG
- the crtB gene encoding 15-cis-phytoene synthase CrtB: MLQLPKPTHPSKPLVSLAESYELCRRITEKYSKTFYLGTLLMPKAKRQAIWAIYVWCRRTDELVDGPQARLTTAETLDLWEKQLETVFSGVALEDADVALVDTLEKFPMDIQPFRDMIAGQQMDLYRSRYQTFDELKLYCYRVAGTVGLMSSAVLGLADGDRSAPWRRNQSVYIPQEEAIDLGIANQLTNILRDVGEDVHRGRIYLPLEDLERFNYSEDDLLKGVNDDRWQGLMRFQIERARYYYDSAERGIRSLNPDSRWPVWAALLLYQGILDVIEANNYDVFARRAFVPLPKKMLYLPVAWLRSQAL; encoded by the coding sequence ATGCTCCAATTGCCAAAACCGACCCACCCCAGCAAACCCCTCGTCTCCCTTGCGGAGTCCTACGAACTCTGTCGCCGGATTACAGAGAAGTATTCTAAAACGTTTTATCTCGGTACTCTCCTGATGCCGAAAGCAAAACGTCAAGCGATCTGGGCAATTTATGTCTGGTGTCGTCGTACCGATGAACTGGTCGATGGACCGCAAGCCCGGTTAACTACAGCTGAAACCCTTGATTTATGGGAAAAACAGCTAGAAACCGTCTTTTCTGGGGTTGCCCTTGAGGATGCCGATGTCGCTCTCGTGGATACTCTAGAAAAGTTCCCCATGGATATCCAACCCTTTCGGGATATGATCGCCGGACAACAGATGGATCTCTATCGCAGTCGTTATCAAACCTTTGATGAACTAAAACTGTACTGCTATCGGGTGGCGGGGACGGTGGGGTTAATGTCCAGCGCGGTGTTAGGATTGGCAGATGGCGATCGCTCGGCTCCTTGGCGACGCAATCAAAGCGTCTATATTCCGCAAGAAGAAGCGATCGATCTCGGTATTGCCAATCAATTAACCAATATTTTGCGGGATGTGGGGGAAGATGTCCATCGTGGGCGGATTTATCTACCTTTAGAGGATTTAGAGCGTTTTAACTACAGCGAAGACGATTTACTCAAAGGGGTTAATGATGACCGTTGGCAGGGGTTAATGCGCTTCCAAATCGAGCGCGCCCGTTATTACTACGATTCCGCCGAAAGGGGGATTCGCTCCCTTAATCCCGATTCCCGTTGGCCGGTTTGGGCGGCTTTACTGCTATATCAAGGCATTTTAGACGTAATTGAAGCAAATAATTACGATGTCTTCGCCCGTCGTGCCTTCGTGCCGTTACCCAAGAAAATGCTCTATCTACCCGTGGCTTGGTTGCGATCGCAAGCGTTATAA